A stretch of Cupriavidus necator DNA encodes these proteins:
- the folP gene encoding dihydropteroate synthase — MQQTSQTRYFQCGRFRFALDQRPLVMGILNVTPDSFSDGGQHASRDAALRHAGQMIAEGVDIIDIGGESSRPGSAALPLEDELARVIPVVEALRDCGKPLSVDTYKPEVMRAALAAGADLINDIWGFRMPGAVEAVAAGQAGLCVMHMQRDPQTMQEDPHYDDVVAEVAGFLAERIAVLRAAGIDDARISLDPGFGFGKTPDHNLRLLGQLPRLALEGLPVLAGISRKSTLGAVLGGRPPQQRVAASIAAAVCALERGAFIVRVHDVEQTVDAVKTWWAVRNESVGAA; from the coding sequence TTGCAGCAGACTTCTCAGACCAGGTATTTCCAGTGCGGCCGTTTTCGCTTTGCCCTGGACCAGCGCCCGCTGGTGATGGGTATCCTCAACGTCACGCCCGATTCCTTCTCGGATGGCGGCCAGCATGCCAGCCGGGACGCGGCGCTGCGCCATGCCGGGCAGATGATCGCCGAGGGCGTTGACATCATCGACATCGGCGGGGAATCCAGCCGGCCCGGTTCGGCGGCGCTGCCGCTGGAAGACGAACTGGCGCGCGTGATCCCGGTGGTGGAAGCACTGCGCGACTGCGGCAAGCCGCTCTCGGTCGATACCTACAAGCCCGAGGTCATGCGCGCCGCGCTTGCGGCCGGAGCCGATCTCATCAACGATATCTGGGGTTTCCGCATGCCGGGCGCGGTCGAGGCCGTGGCGGCGGGGCAGGCGGGCCTGTGCGTGATGCATATGCAGCGCGATCCGCAGACCATGCAGGAAGACCCGCACTACGATGACGTGGTCGCCGAGGTGGCCGGGTTCCTTGCCGAGCGCATTGCCGTGCTGCGCGCTGCCGGCATCGACGATGCGCGCATCTCCCTCGATCCGGGGTTTGGCTTCGGCAAGACACCCGATCATAATCTGCGCCTGCTCGGCCAACTGCCGCGGCTGGCGCTTGAGGGCCTGCCGGTGCTGGCTGGCATCTCGCGCAAGTCCACGCTGGGCGCGGTCCTTGGTGGCCGGCCGCCGCAGCAGCGTGTTGCCGCCAGCATTGCCGCCGCGGTGTGTGCGCTGGAGCGCGGAGCATTTATCGTGCGCGTGCATGATGTGGAGCAGACGGTGGACGCCGTGAAGACCTGGTGGGCGGTGCGCAACGAGTCCGTTGGCGCGGCCTGA
- the pstA gene encoding phosphate ABC transporter permease PstA, which produces MSASQAVSTASIPAVRADADAIRTRLQARRRRTNLYALTASLVAMGFGLFWLAWILWTTVTLGVGGLSLDLFTQMTPAPNTAGGGLANAIFGSFVMVGMATLFGTPLGILAGIYLAEYGKSSPLASFIRFINDILLSAPSIVIGLFVYALVVTRMGHFSGWAGICALALLQVPIVVRTTENMLNLVPNALREAAFALGTPKWKMVLSITVKSSYAGIVTGVLLAVARIAGETAPLLFTALSNQFWTSDLNKPMANLPVTIFRFAMSPFTEWQQLAWAGVFLITIGVLALNILARILFKK; this is translated from the coding sequence ATGAGCGCGAGTCAAGCTGTGTCAACCGCATCGATCCCGGCGGTCCGTGCCGACGCGGATGCCATCCGCACCCGGCTGCAGGCGCGCCGCCGCCGCACCAACCTGTATGCACTGACCGCCTCGCTGGTGGCGATGGGCTTCGGCCTGTTCTGGCTGGCGTGGATCCTGTGGACCACCGTCACGCTGGGCGTGGGCGGCCTGTCGCTGGACCTGTTCACGCAGATGACCCCGGCGCCGAATACCGCTGGCGGCGGCCTGGCCAACGCCATCTTCGGCAGCTTCGTGATGGTCGGCATGGCCACGCTGTTCGGCACGCCGCTGGGCATCCTGGCCGGCATCTACCTGGCCGAGTACGGCAAGAGCTCGCCGCTGGCCAGCTTTATCCGCTTTATCAACGACATCCTGCTGTCGGCGCCGTCGATTGTGATCGGCCTCTTTGTCTACGCGCTGGTGGTGACCCGCATGGGCCACTTCTCGGGCTGGGCCGGGATCTGCGCGCTGGCGCTGCTGCAGGTGCCGATCGTGGTGCGCACCACCGAGAACATGCTGAACCTGGTGCCCAACGCGCTGCGCGAGGCGGCCTTCGCACTCGGCACGCCCAAGTGGAAGATGGTGCTGTCGATCACGGTGAAGTCATCCTACGCCGGCATTGTGACCGGGGTGTTGCTGGCCGTCGCCCGTATCGCCGGCGAGACCGCGCCGCTGCTGTTCACCGCGCTGTCCAATCAGTTCTGGACCAGCGACCTGAACAAGCCGATGGCCAACCTGCCGGTGACGATCTTCCGCTTTGCCATGAGCCCGTTCACCGAATGGCAGCAACTGGCCTGGGCGGGTGTGTTCCTGATTACGATCGGCGTGCTGGCCCTGAATATCCTGGCGCGCATCCTGTTCAAGAAATAA
- the phoU gene encoding phosphate signaling complex protein PhoU codes for MPDKHLSTQFDADLNAINTKLLQMGGLVESQIELAMRALSDFDGETADQVIAREIQLNALEVEIDADCGNIIARRQPTARDLRLVMAISKTITNLERAGDEAEKIAKRTKHIMEDASAHSINYAEVKLSGEMAISLLRQALDAFARLDTVAAARIVKDDKAIDEEFRGFVRKLITYMMEDPRTISVALDFLFIAKAVERIGDHAKNIAEFIIYIVKGTDVRHVSREDMEREALS; via the coding sequence ATGCCAGACAAGCACCTGTCGACTCAGTTCGACGCCGACCTCAACGCGATCAACACCAAGCTGCTGCAGATGGGCGGCCTGGTCGAGTCGCAGATCGAGCTCGCCATGCGCGCGCTGTCCGACTTCGATGGCGAGACCGCCGACCAGGTCATCGCCCGGGAGATCCAGCTCAACGCGCTGGAAGTCGAGATCGATGCCGACTGCGGCAACATCATTGCCCGGCGCCAGCCGACCGCGCGCGACCTGCGCCTGGTGATGGCCATCTCCAAGACCATCACCAACCTGGAGCGCGCCGGCGACGAGGCCGAGAAGATCGCCAAGCGCACCAAGCACATCATGGAAGACGCGTCGGCGCACAGCATCAATTACGCCGAGGTCAAGCTCTCGGGCGAGATGGCGATCTCGCTGCTGCGCCAGGCGCTGGACGCCTTTGCGCGCCTGGACACCGTGGCGGCGGCGCGCATCGTCAAGGACGACAAGGCCATCGACGAGGAATTCCGCGGCTTCGTGCGCAAGCTGATCACGTACATGATGGAAGACCCGCGTACGATCTCGGTCGCGCTGGATTTCCTGTTCATCGCCAAGGCGGTGGAGCGCATTGGCGATCACGCCAAGAACATCGCGGAATTTATCATTTACATTGTCAAGGGGACGGACGTCCGCCATGTCTCGCGCGAGGACATGGAGCGCGAAGCGCTGAGCTGA
- the glmM gene encoding phosphoglucosamine mutase encodes MTRKYFGTDGVRGRVGEAPITPDFVMRLGHAAGKVLAHGAKTGQGKPTVLIGKDTRISGYMLEAALEAGFTSAGVHVLLTGPLPTPGIAYLTRALRLSAGVVISASHNPYYDNGIKFFSADGDKLPDAVEAEIEAAIEEPMVCAPSDDLGRARRINDAPGRYIEFCKSTFPHEQDLYGLKLVVDCAHGAAYHIAPHVFHELGADVVSIGNQPDGRNINDGYGATAPAKLVEAVKAHGADLGLAFDGDADRLQVVDADGRLYNGDELLYLIVRDRQAAGQAVPGAVGTLMTNMAVELALKRQGVEFVRAKVGDRYVLEELNKRSWTLGGEGSGHLLCLDRHSTGDGIVSALQVLAALRRSGKTLAQLLEGVRLFPQTLINVRVQKGFDWQSHAGLQAARAAVEPELEGRGRVLIRASGTEPVVRVMVEAEQAEMAERAARRLADALGA; translated from the coding sequence ATGACACGCAAGTATTTCGGGACAGATGGCGTGCGGGGCAGGGTCGGCGAGGCGCCGATCACGCCGGACTTCGTGATGCGCCTGGGCCATGCGGCCGGCAAGGTGCTGGCCCACGGCGCCAAGACCGGGCAAGGCAAGCCGACCGTGCTGATCGGCAAGGACACGCGCATTTCCGGCTATATGCTGGAAGCGGCGCTGGAAGCCGGCTTCACCTCGGCCGGCGTGCACGTGCTGCTGACCGGCCCGCTGCCGACGCCGGGCATCGCCTATCTGACGCGGGCGCTGCGGCTGTCCGCCGGCGTGGTGATCTCGGCCAGCCACAATCCCTACTACGACAACGGCATCAAGTTCTTTTCGGCCGACGGCGACAAGCTGCCCGATGCGGTCGAGGCAGAGATCGAGGCTGCCATCGAAGAGCCGATGGTGTGCGCGCCGTCCGATGACCTGGGCCGCGCGCGCCGCATCAACGATGCGCCCGGCCGCTATATCGAGTTCTGCAAGAGCACCTTCCCGCATGAGCAGGACCTGTACGGCCTGAAACTGGTGGTCGACTGCGCCCATGGCGCCGCCTACCACATCGCGCCGCACGTGTTCCATGAGCTGGGCGCCGACGTGGTTTCGATCGGCAACCAGCCGGACGGCCGCAATATCAACGACGGCTACGGCGCCACCGCGCCGGCCAAGCTGGTTGAGGCGGTCAAGGCCCATGGCGCTGACCTGGGCCTGGCCTTTGACGGCGACGCCGACCGCTTGCAGGTGGTGGATGCCGACGGCCGTCTCTACAACGGCGACGAACTGCTGTATCTGATCGTGCGCGACCGCCAGGCCGCTGGCCAGGCGGTGCCGGGTGCCGTGGGCACGCTGATGACCAATATGGCGGTGGAGCTCGCGCTCAAGCGCCAGGGCGTGGAATTCGTGCGCGCCAAGGTGGGTGACCGCTATGTGCTGGAAGAGTTGAACAAGCGCAGCTGGACTCTGGGCGGCGAGGGCTCCGGCCACCTGCTGTGCCTGGACCGCCACAGCACCGGCGACGGCATCGTGTCGGCGCTGCAGGTGCTGGCCGCGCTGCGCCGCAGCGGCAAGACTCTGGCGCAGTTGCTCGAGGGCGTAAGGCTGTTCCCGCAGACGCTCATCAACGTGCGCGTGCAGAAAGGCTTCGACTGGCAGTCGCATGCCGGCCTGCAGGCCGCGCGCGCGGCGGTCGAGCCTGAACTGGAGGGGCGCGGCCGGGTGCTGATCCGTGCCTCCGGCACCGAGCCGGTGGTGCGCGTGATGGTCGAGGCCGAGCAGGCTGAAATGGCCGAGCGCGCGGCCAGGCGGCTGGCCGATGCCTTGGGCGCCTGA
- the pstS gene encoding phosphate ABC transporter substrate-binding protein PstS encodes MKLVKTAVAGIVSMVVAGTAFAAEITGAGASFPAPVYSKWADAYQKATGNKVNYQSIGSSGGIKQIGAKTVDFGASDAPLKDEDLNKQGLVQFPTVIGGVVPVINLQGVKPGDLTITGEVLANIYLGKIKKWDDPAIKALNPQAKLPSQDILPVRRADGSGTTFIFTNYLSKVSPDWKSAVGEGTTVNWPGGGTGGKGNEGVAAFVQRLNGAIGYVEYAYAKQNKMTHVNMKNASGAVVKPGDDAFKAAAAGADWSKTYYQILTNQPGKEAWPIAGATFILVHKNQEKAAQGAEVLKFFDWAYKSGANMAADLDYVPLPENVVNQIRSTWKTSVKDASGKALY; translated from the coding sequence ATGAAGCTGGTCAAGACTGCCGTGGCAGGCATCGTTTCGATGGTGGTGGCGGGTACTGCGTTCGCGGCGGAAATTACCGGTGCAGGCGCTTCTTTCCCGGCGCCCGTGTATTCCAAGTGGGCCGACGCATACCAAAAAGCAACGGGTAATAAGGTCAACTATCAATCCATCGGCTCGTCGGGCGGGATCAAGCAGATCGGCGCCAAGACGGTCGATTTCGGTGCCTCGGACGCGCCGCTGAAGGACGAGGACCTGAACAAGCAGGGCCTGGTCCAGTTCCCGACCGTGATCGGCGGCGTGGTGCCGGTGATCAACCTGCAGGGCGTAAAGCCGGGCGATCTGACCATCACGGGCGAAGTGCTGGCCAATATCTACCTGGGCAAGATCAAGAAGTGGGATGACCCCGCGATCAAGGCGCTGAACCCGCAAGCCAAGCTGCCGAGCCAGGACATCCTGCCGGTGCGCCGCGCCGACGGTTCGGGCACTACCTTCATCTTCACCAACTACCTGTCCAAGGTCAGCCCGGACTGGAAGAGCGCGGTGGGCGAGGGCACCACGGTCAACTGGCCGGGCGGCGGCACCGGCGGCAAGGGCAACGAGGGCGTCGCCGCCTTCGTGCAGCGCCTGAACGGCGCCATCGGCTACGTCGAGTACGCCTACGCCAAGCAGAACAAGATGACCCACGTGAACATGAAGAACGCGTCGGGTGCCGTGGTCAAGCCGGGCGACGATGCCTTCAAGGCTGCCGCCGCCGGTGCGGACTGGAGCAAGACCTACTACCAGATCCTGACCAACCAGCCGGGCAAGGAAGCCTGGCCGATCGCGGGCGCCACCTTCATCCTGGTCCACAAGAACCAGGAAAAGGCCGCGCAGGGTGCCGAAGTGCTGAAGTTCTTCGACTGGGCCTACAAGAGCGGCGCCAACATGGCCGCCGACCTTGACTACGTGCCGCTGCCGGAAAACGTTGTGAACCAGATCCGTTCGACCTGGAAGACCAGCGTCAAGGACGCCTCGGGCAAGGCGCTGTACTGA
- the phoB gene encoding phosphate regulon transcriptional regulator PhoB: protein MPSSILVVEDEPAIAELIAVNLQHAGHYPIRAYNAEQALSLMSDVLPDLVLLDWMLPGKSGANFAKELRANDRTRQIPIIMLTARGEEQDKVMGLEAGADDYVTKPFSPKELLARIKAVLRRRAPQLTDDVVAINGLRLDPATHRVTGQDDSGAIKLELGPTEFRLLHFLMTHPERVHSRSQLLDQVWGDHVFVEERTVDVHIKRLRAALTPGGYSNMIETVRGSGYRLARTPGA, encoded by the coding sequence ATGCCAAGCAGTATTCTCGTTGTCGAAGACGAACCGGCGATCGCCGAACTGATCGCCGTGAACCTGCAGCACGCGGGGCACTATCCGATCCGGGCCTACAACGCCGAGCAGGCGCTGTCGCTGATGAGCGATGTGCTGCCCGACCTGGTGCTGCTCGACTGGATGCTCCCGGGCAAGTCGGGCGCGAACTTCGCCAAGGAGTTGCGGGCCAACGACCGCACCCGCCAGATCCCCATCATCATGCTGACCGCCCGCGGCGAGGAGCAGGACAAGGTGATGGGGCTTGAGGCCGGCGCCGACGACTACGTCACCAAGCCGTTCTCGCCCAAGGAACTGCTGGCGCGGATCAAGGCGGTGCTGCGCCGCCGTGCGCCGCAGCTGACCGACGATGTGGTGGCCATCAACGGCCTGCGCCTGGACCCGGCCACGCACCGTGTCACCGGCCAGGACGACAGCGGCGCGATCAAGCTGGAGCTGGGTCCGACCGAGTTCCGCCTGCTGCACTTCCTGATGACGCATCCGGAACGCGTGCACAGCCGCTCGCAACTGCTCGACCAGGTCTGGGGCGACCATGTCTTTGTCGAGGAGCGTACCGTCGACGTCCATATCAAGCGCCTGCGCGCCGCGCTCACCCCCGGCGGCTACAGCAATATGATCGAAACCGTGCGCGGCAGTGGCTACCGCCTGGCGCGCACGCCCGGCGCCTGA
- the phoR gene encoding phosphate regulon sensor histidine kinase PhoR, producing the protein MNVIWARSVAILISLLVLSAGVYLAVGPVPALALACVSLLGLLFYYLYQINRLWKVLDAPVYGEIPSALGLWGEVYYRLHRLVKRWRTQVLQVEQQHTRFIQAIQASPNGVLMLDDADQIEWCNDVAEQHFGLNARRDVRQRITHLIRRPEFVHYLTRQRFDDPLVMRDMGEHKHSVIAVQILPYGDNRKLVITQDITKLENTEAMRRDFVANVSHELKTPLTVLTGFLETVRDLPVSEDDRRRYIDMMLAQSVRMQSIVEDLLALAKLESDAQPPGNDIVPIRAMVAHLTHDAEALSQGRHQVSAEIDPTVGMRGAETELLSALGNLVSNAVRYTPDGGRITIRLAWEEGHAVFSVADTGLGIAPEHIPRLTERFYRVDRSRSRDTGGTGLGLAIVKHVLSRHHADLRVTSEEGRGSVFRVIFPLERSLRSAGEGADMPAPGSGPTAPPQSPDTSRRAA; encoded by the coding sequence ATGAATGTCATCTGGGCCCGTTCCGTGGCCATCCTGATCAGCCTGCTGGTGCTGTCCGCCGGTGTTTACCTGGCCGTGGGCCCGGTGCCAGCGCTGGCGCTGGCATGCGTATCGCTGCTCGGGCTGCTGTTCTACTACTTGTACCAGATCAACCGCCTGTGGAAGGTGCTTGATGCGCCGGTCTACGGCGAGATCCCCAGTGCACTCGGGCTTTGGGGCGAGGTGTATTACCGGCTGCACCGGCTGGTCAAGCGCTGGCGCACCCAGGTGCTGCAGGTCGAGCAGCAGCACACGCGCTTTATCCAGGCCATCCAGGCTTCGCCCAACGGCGTGCTGATGCTGGACGACGCCGACCAGATCGAGTGGTGCAACGACGTGGCCGAGCAGCATTTCGGCCTGAACGCGCGGCGCGACGTGCGCCAGCGCATCACCCACCTGATCCGCCGCCCCGAGTTCGTCCACTACCTGACCCGGCAGCGCTTCGATGACCCACTGGTGATGCGCGACATGGGCGAGCACAAGCACAGCGTGATCGCGGTGCAGATCCTGCCCTATGGCGACAACCGCAAGCTGGTGATCACGCAGGACATCACCAAGCTCGAAAACACCGAGGCGATGCGGCGCGACTTCGTTGCCAACGTGTCGCACGAACTGAAGACGCCGCTGACGGTGCTGACCGGCTTCCTGGAAACCGTGCGCGACCTGCCGGTGTCGGAAGACGACCGGCGCCGCTACATCGACATGATGCTGGCGCAGTCGGTGCGCATGCAGAGCATCGTCGAAGACCTGCTGGCGCTGGCCAAGCTGGAAAGCGATGCGCAGCCGCCCGGCAATGACATCGTGCCGATCCGTGCCATGGTGGCGCACCTGACCCACGACGCCGAGGCGCTGTCGCAGGGACGGCACCAGGTCTCGGCCGAGATCGACCCGACCGTCGGCATGCGTGGCGCCGAGACCGAACTGCTGTCGGCGCTGGGCAACCTGGTGTCGAACGCCGTGCGCTACACGCCGGACGGGGGGCGCATCACCATCAGGCTGGCCTGGGAAGAGGGTCATGCCGTGTTCTCGGTGGCCGATACCGGCCTGGGCATCGCTCCCGAGCATATTCCCCGGCTGACCGAGCGCTTCTACCGCGTGGACCGCAGCCGCTCGCGCGACACCGGCGGCACCGGGCTGGGGCTGGCCATCGTCAAGCACGTGCTGTCACGCCACCATGCGGACCTGCGCGTGACCAGCGAAGAGGGCCGGGGCAGCGTGTTCCGCGTGATCTTCCCGCTTGAACGCAGCCTGCGTTCGGCCGGGGAGGGCGCGGACATGCCAGCGCCAGGCAGCGGCCCGACCGCGCCGCCGCAGTCGCCGGACACCTCGCGGCGCGCCGCCTGA
- the pstB gene encoding phosphate ABC transporter ATP-binding protein PstB, with translation MTSTVIDIPDSVRAKIDVRNLNFYYGQFHALKDINMSIPDRKVTAFIGPSGCGKSTLLRTFNKMYALYPEQRAEGEINMDGDNLLTARQDIALLRAKVGMVFQKPTPFPMSIYDNIAFGVRLFEKLSRSEMDDRVEWALTKAALWNEAKDKLHQSGYGLSGGQQQRLCIARGIAIRPEVLLLDEPCSALDPISTGRIEELIAELKDEYTVVIVTHNMQQAARCSDYTAYMYLGELIEFGETEKIFIKPHRKETEDYITGRFG, from the coding sequence ATGACCTCCACCGTCATCGACATTCCCGATTCGGTACGCGCCAAGATCGACGTGCGCAACCTGAACTTCTACTACGGCCAGTTCCATGCGCTGAAGGACATCAACATGTCGATCCCCGACCGCAAGGTCACGGCCTTCATCGGACCGTCGGGGTGCGGCAAGTCGACGCTGCTGCGCACCTTCAACAAGATGTATGCGCTGTATCCCGAGCAGCGCGCCGAGGGTGAGATCAACATGGACGGCGACAACCTGCTGACCGCGCGCCAGGACATCGCGCTGCTGCGCGCCAAGGTCGGCATGGTGTTCCAGAAGCCGACACCGTTCCCGATGTCGATCTACGACAACATCGCCTTCGGCGTGCGCCTGTTCGAGAAGCTGTCGCGCTCGGAGATGGACGACCGCGTGGAATGGGCGCTGACCAAGGCGGCGCTGTGGAACGAGGCCAAGGACAAGCTGCATCAGTCCGGCTACGGCCTGTCCGGCGGCCAGCAGCAGCGCCTGTGCATCGCGCGCGGCATTGCCATCCGCCCGGAAGTGTTGCTGCTGGACGAGCCGTGCTCGGCACTCGATCCGATTTCCACCGGCCGCATCGAGGAACTGATCGCGGAGCTGAAGGACGAGTACACGGTCGTGATCGTTACCCACAACATGCAGCAGGCGGCGCGCTGCTCGGACTACACCGCCTACATGTACCTGGGCGAACTGATCGAGTTCGGCGAGACCGAGAAGATCTTCATCAAGCCGCACCGCAAGGAAACGGAAGACTACATTACCGGCCGGTTCGGCTGA
- the pstC gene encoding phosphate ABC transporter permease PstC, which produces MATTPSEIRNVQPPSRMGDILFGGLTRGAAIVTLLLLGGIIVSLAISAWPSIQTFGARFLWTAEWDPPADVYGALVPIYGTIVTSLIALIIAVPVSFGIALFLTELSPAWLRRPLGTAIELLAAVPSIVYGMWGLLVFAPIFGEYFQKPLAATVGQLPVVGKLFQGAPLGIGLLCAGVILAIMIIPYIASVMRDVFEVTPVLLKESAYGVGCTTWEVMWNVVLPYTRAGVIGGVMLGLGRALGETMAVTFVIGNTNLLDSASLFSPGNSITSALANEFAEAGAGLHTAALMELGLILFFITFVVLALSKLLLLRLAKNEGTK; this is translated from the coding sequence ATGGCGACTACCCCCTCCGAGATCCGCAACGTCCAGCCCCCGAGCCGCATGGGCGACATCCTGTTCGGCGGCCTGACGCGGGGCGCCGCGATCGTGACCCTGCTGCTGCTGGGCGGCATCATCGTCTCGCTCGCGATCAGCGCCTGGCCGTCGATCCAGACCTTCGGTGCGCGCTTCCTGTGGACCGCGGAGTGGGATCCTCCCGCCGATGTCTATGGCGCGCTGGTGCCCATCTACGGCACCATCGTGACCTCGCTGATCGCGCTGATCATCGCGGTGCCGGTGAGCTTCGGCATCGCGCTGTTCCTGACCGAGCTGTCGCCGGCCTGGCTGCGCCGCCCGCTGGGCACGGCCATCGAACTGCTCGCCGCGGTGCCGTCGATCGTCTACGGCATGTGGGGCCTGCTCGTGTTCGCGCCGATCTTCGGCGAGTATTTCCAGAAGCCCCTGGCCGCCACGGTGGGCCAGCTGCCGGTGGTCGGCAAGCTGTTCCAGGGCGCGCCGCTGGGCATCGGCCTGCTGTGCGCGGGCGTGATCCTGGCGATCATGATCATCCCGTACATCGCTTCGGTGATGCGCGACGTGTTTGAAGTCACCCCGGTGCTGCTCAAGGAATCGGCCTACGGCGTGGGCTGCACCACCTGGGAAGTGATGTGGAACGTGGTGCTGCCCTACACCCGCGCCGGTGTCATCGGCGGCGTGATGCTGGGCCTGGGCCGCGCACTGGGCGAGACCATGGCCGTCACCTTCGTGATCGGCAACACCAACCTGCTGGACAGCGCCTCGCTGTTCTCGCCGGGCAACAGCATCACCTCGGCGCTCGCCAACGAATTCGCCGAAGCCGGCGCCGGCCTGCACACCGCGGCGCTGATGGAACTGGGCCTGATCCTGTTCTTCATTACCTTCGTGGTGCTGGCGCTGTCCAAGCTGCTGCTGCTGCGACTGGCAAAGAATGAGGGAACCAAATGA